From a single Brassica oleracea var. oleracea cultivar TO1000 chromosome C5, BOL, whole genome shotgun sequence genomic region:
- the LOC106293448 gene encoding probable purine permease 4, with protein MSDVRVNADQQEEGEQQQNLVKAPVKRSLGLLITTYGCLFVGSIASSLLAKYYFVHGGSSRWVSTWVQSAGFPLLLGLIYFPRFVFKTTKRRPFTRFTHRHLLFSVVIGLILGFNNFLFSWGTSYLPVSTSSLLLSTQLIFTLILSVIIVKQKVTFSNLNCVVLLTLSSVLLALGSSQDKPAGLTKTKYFIGFLSTIGAGLLFALYLPVTERVYRSVYCYAMVMEMQLVMEFSATVFATIGMAFDGGFKDMVKEANQVFTKGPTVYWTVAILANVVTWQLCFAATSGMVYLTSGITGGICMTALLAMNVIGGVVVYGDAFGGVKIVSTVLCIWGFSSYVYGIYVKMKKDEEKEEGHTGMKTVEDGGELELEMGKVKDDVAAADERV; from the coding sequence ATGAGTGATGTTCGAGTAAACGCAGATCAACAAGAAGAAGGAGAACAACAACAAAACCTGGTCAAAGCACCGGTCAAGCGATCCCTCGGCCTCCTCATCACCACTTACGGCTGCCTCTTCGTCGGCTCCATCGCCTCGAGCCTCCTCGCGAAATACTACTTCGTCCACGGTGGCTCGAGCCGGTGGGTCTCCACGTGGGTCCAATCCGCCGGATTCCCACTCCTCCTCGGGCTTATCTACTTCCCTCGCTTCGTCTTCAAAACAACTAAGCGCCGTCCCTTCACGCGCTTCACACACCGCCATCTCCTCTTCTCCGTCGTAATCGGACTCATCCTCGGTTTCAACAACTTCCTCTTCTCATGGGGTACCTCGTACCTCCCAGTGTCCACATCATCACTTCTCCTCTCGACACAACTCATCTTCACTCTGATCTTGTCCGTGATCATAGTGAAACAGAAAGTCACTTTCTCAAATCTCAATTGTGTTGTTCTCTTAACGTTAAGCTCTGTTTTATTAGCTCTCGGTTCGAGCCAAGATAAACCGGCCGGTTTAACTAAAACCAAATATTTCATCGGGTTTTTATCCACGATCGGAGCCGGTTTACTCTTCGCGCTCTACCTGCCCGTGACGGAGAGGGTCTACAGGTCCGTTTATTGCTACGCGATGGTCATGGAGATGCAACTGGTTATGGAATTTTCTGCCACGGTTTTCGCCACAATCGGTATGGCTTTCGACGGCGGGTTTAAAGATATGGTTAAGGAAGCGAACCAAGTTTTCACTAAAGGACCGACGGTTTACTGGACAGTGGCGATTTTAGCGAATGTGGTGACATGGCAGCTCTGTTTCGCGGCCACGTCAGGGATGGTTTATTTGACGTCTGGTATCACCGGAGGTATCTGCATGACGGCGTTACTAGCTATGAATGTGATTGGAGGTGTGGTGGTGTACGGCGATGCGTTCGGCGGCGTGAAGATTGTGTCGACGGTGCTATGTATTTGGGGATTCTCGTCTTATGTATATGGGATTTACGTGAAGATGAAGAAGGATGAGGAGAAGGAGGAGGGACACACCGGTATGAAGACGGTGGAAGACGGTGGAGAGTTAGAGTTGGAGATGGGTAAGGTTAAAGATGACGTGGCGGCGGCGGATGAAAGAGTTTGA